A DNA window from Mycolicibacter hiberniae contains the following coding sequences:
- a CDS encoding NIPSNAP family protein — translation MRKYYDHTLLYLHETIDLGRGTSGDFTRNFTETYQPMMTELGARLFGLWESTAYNGHWPQVTVIWEIDAFADYARIGRAQSRGGSHAQPAADWSAYLAGIGASGEGRIMYPGPRNKTLSALCESGFDATVVIQEIMQTKPGRQDDYIRELERLYVPWSERTGKRWLGSFTTTFRFNEVIHYWALDGGWDCFAEHYPSWKDHPPAEIVTWMSVAPALRDGWEDSILQALPPSPLQRDNT, via the coding sequence ATGCGCAAGTACTACGACCACACCCTGCTGTATCTGCACGAGACGATCGATCTGGGCCGCGGCACCAGCGGCGACTTCACCCGCAACTTCACCGAGACCTACCAGCCCATGATGACCGAGCTCGGCGCCCGCCTCTTCGGACTGTGGGAGTCCACCGCCTACAACGGGCATTGGCCGCAGGTCACCGTCATCTGGGAGATCGACGCGTTCGCCGACTACGCCCGGATCGGGCGGGCACAGAGCCGGGGCGGCAGCCACGCCCAACCCGCGGCCGATTGGTCGGCTTACCTGGCCGGCATCGGTGCCTCGGGGGAGGGCCGCATCATGTATCCGGGGCCGCGCAACAAGACGCTGTCTGCGTTGTGCGAATCCGGCTTCGACGCGACCGTGGTGATTCAGGAAATCATGCAGACCAAGCCCGGTCGCCAGGACGACTACATTCGCGAGCTGGAGCGGCTGTACGTGCCGTGGTCGGAGCGCACCGGAAAGCGCTGGCTCGGTTCGTTCACCACCACGTTCCGCTTCAACGAGGTCATCCACTACTGGGCGCTCGACGGCGGATGGGATTGCTTCGCCGAGCACTACCCGTCGTGGAAAGACCATCCGCCGGCCGAGATCGTGACCTGGATGAGTGTGGCCCCCGCCTTGCGTGACGGCTGGGAGGACTCGATCCTGCAGGCCTTGCCCCCCTCGCCGCTACAGCGAGACAACACGTGA
- a CDS encoding SMP-30/gluconolactonase/LRE family protein has translation MGFAETGSQPAVDASSSTPAPLAGGFCFGEGPRWFEGLLWFSDMLGEAIHTVTLNGSMTTVPLPGHSPSGLGFRPDGTLLVASAADRQVLCYDGDSVTTLVDLADRVPADLGDMVVDAAGRSYIGSQAPSGGVLVRVDPDASVRIVAEDLDFPNGMVISPDGTTLTVAESMGRRLTRFTIDADGGLQARRTFADGLDGPPDGIALDAAGGVWTAMTLANQFERIVEGGIVTDRIATGGRAAIACALGGRQRRTLFLLTSPSAYPKRLMGTRDSRLDTVTVEIPGAGLP, from the coding sequence TTGGGTTTCGCCGAGACGGGTTCGCAGCCAGCCGTGGACGCCTCGTCGTCGACGCCGGCGCCCCTGGCGGGCGGCTTCTGCTTCGGGGAAGGGCCCCGCTGGTTCGAGGGCTTGTTGTGGTTTTCGGACATGCTCGGCGAGGCGATCCACACCGTCACGCTGAACGGCTCGATGACAACGGTTCCCCTGCCGGGCCACAGCCCCAGCGGGTTGGGCTTCCGGCCGGACGGCACCCTGCTGGTCGCCTCGGCCGCAGATCGTCAGGTGCTCTGCTACGACGGCGACTCGGTCACCACGCTGGTCGATCTGGCTGACCGCGTGCCGGCCGATCTCGGCGACATGGTGGTGGACGCGGCCGGCCGCAGCTACATCGGGTCACAGGCCCCCTCCGGTGGGGTGCTCGTACGCGTGGATCCGGACGCGAGCGTGCGCATAGTCGCCGAGGACCTCGACTTTCCGAATGGGATGGTGATCTCCCCGGACGGGACCACGCTGACCGTCGCCGAATCGATGGGCCGTCGGCTCACCCGGTTCACCATCGACGCCGACGGCGGACTGCAAGCCCGCCGCACCTTCGCCGACGGGCTGGACGGACCACCGGATGGCATCGCGCTCGACGCCGCCGGAGGGGTCTGGACGGCGATGACGCTGGCGAATCAGTTCGAACGCATCGTCGAGGGCGGCATCGTGACCGACCGCATTGCGACCGGCGGCCGGGCCGCGATCGCCTGCGCGCTGGGCGGCCGCCAGCGCCGCACCCTGTTTCTGCTGACAAGTCCCAGCGCCTACCCCAAGCGGCTGATGGGGACCCGCGACTCACGGCTGGACACGGTGACCGTGGAGATTCCCGGCGCCGGATTGCCCTGA
- a CDS encoding acyl-CoA thioesterase, whose translation MSEISATTETSPATHWSVSGLLDLFEVVADGPDRFVGATGLAGGDERQVVEGTQLVAQAIMAAAQRFADKSIRSVHAVFARAVLVGPPAEYAIDVVSEGRSTAAAVISVLQNGKRCATITVLADVPSADIITHHLPRPDVTAPAEANPCAMPMAGREVRLVDVVDVNSPDEVGPPELYAWLHYDPIPARDDLAKALIAYFTGHLGISTTMRAHAGIGTSQSHVTVSTAPMTVTVSFHEQVRWDGWLLYSHESTQVGAGMSYVRGTVHTEEGELIASFAQDGLIRPLRTSDNTIAEHSRL comes from the coding sequence ATGTCTGAAATATCCGCGACAACCGAGACTTCCCCTGCGACGCACTGGTCGGTAAGCGGCCTGCTGGACCTGTTCGAGGTGGTTGCCGACGGTCCGGACCGCTTCGTCGGCGCCACCGGGCTGGCCGGTGGGGACGAGCGCCAGGTGGTGGAGGGCACCCAGTTGGTCGCGCAGGCCATCATGGCGGCGGCGCAACGGTTCGCGGACAAGTCGATCCGATCGGTGCACGCGGTGTTCGCCCGGGCTGTTCTGGTGGGGCCGCCGGCGGAATACGCCATCGATGTCGTCAGCGAGGGGCGCTCCACGGCCGCCGCGGTGATCTCGGTCCTGCAGAACGGCAAACGCTGCGCAACCATCACGGTGCTCGCCGATGTGCCGTCGGCCGACATCATCACCCACCACCTTCCCCGCCCGGACGTCACCGCCCCGGCGGAGGCCAACCCCTGCGCCATGCCGATGGCTGGACGAGAGGTGCGCCTTGTCGACGTGGTGGACGTCAACAGTCCTGACGAGGTTGGGCCCCCGGAGCTCTACGCCTGGCTGCACTATGACCCTATTCCTGCCCGTGATGATCTCGCCAAGGCGCTGATCGCTTACTTCACAGGACATTTGGGGATCTCAACCACGATGCGCGCGCATGCCGGGATCGGAACGAGCCAGTCGCACGTGACGGTGTCGACGGCTCCCATGACCGTCACGGTGAGCTTCCACGAGCAGGTGCGCTGGGACGGCTGGCTCCTCTACAGTCACGAGAGCACGCAGGTGGGCGCGGGCATGTCCTACGTTCGCGGAACGGTGCACACCGAGGAGGGCGAACTCATCGCCTCCTTCGCCCAGGATGGCCTGATCCGGCCATTGCGTACCAGCGACAACACCATCGCCGAGCACTCGCGGCTATAG
- a CDS encoding FAD-binding oxidoreductase, translating into MMRNLAEVVGPAHVTDDRDVLAGRSVDYTGRYRGRAGALVRPGSPEHVAAVLRLCRDAGAHVTIQGGRTSLVAGTVPEYDDVLLSTERLNTVGEVDAVERRVQAGAGATLSAVQRAAAGAGLIFGVDLSARDSATVGGMASTNAGGLYTVHYGNMGEQVLGLQVALPDGTLVNRHSSVRSDNTGYNLPALFVGAEGTLGVITGLDLRLHPIPAHRVTVVCGFAELEALVEAARVFRDLDGVAALEVIDARAAALTGERLGVPAPVAGEWLLVAELTGDHDQTDRLEGLLARVRSCAEPAVGSDLATQQRLWRVREAVADVLGAFGPPLKFDVSLPLAAVAGFAAAASTLVQRHAPEALPLLFGHIGEGNLHFNVLRCSESAEAALYAAMMELIAGCGGNVSSEHGVGSRKRAYLSMSRGPADIAAMQTIKAAFDPTGYLNAAVLFD; encoded by the coding sequence CTGATGCGGAATCTGGCAGAGGTGGTGGGTCCCGCCCACGTCACCGACGATCGCGACGTACTGGCCGGCCGCAGCGTCGACTACACCGGCCGCTACCGGGGCCGGGCCGGCGCGCTGGTGCGGCCCGGATCGCCGGAGCATGTTGCCGCGGTGCTGCGGCTCTGCCGCGACGCCGGCGCCCACGTCACCATTCAGGGCGGGCGTACCTCCCTGGTGGCCGGCACCGTCCCGGAGTACGACGACGTGCTGCTGTCCACCGAGCGGCTGAACACCGTCGGTGAGGTCGATGCCGTCGAGCGCCGGGTGCAGGCGGGCGCCGGTGCGACCCTGTCGGCGGTCCAGCGCGCCGCGGCCGGCGCCGGGCTGATCTTCGGGGTCGATCTGAGCGCCCGCGACAGCGCCACCGTCGGCGGAATGGCCTCCACCAATGCCGGCGGGCTGTACACGGTGCACTACGGCAACATGGGCGAACAGGTGCTGGGCCTGCAGGTGGCACTGCCGGACGGCACGCTGGTGAACCGGCACAGCTCGGTGCGAAGCGACAACACCGGCTACAACCTGCCGGCGCTGTTCGTGGGGGCCGAAGGGACGTTGGGTGTCATCACCGGACTCGACCTGAGACTGCATCCCATTCCGGCGCACCGGGTGACCGTCGTCTGCGGCTTTGCCGAGCTCGAGGCCCTGGTCGAGGCCGCCCGGGTCTTTCGCGACCTGGACGGCGTCGCCGCCCTCGAAGTGATCGATGCCCGCGCCGCGGCCTTGACGGGGGAGCGGCTCGGCGTGCCCGCGCCGGTTGCCGGCGAGTGGTTGTTGGTGGCGGAGCTGACCGGCGATCATGACCAGACCGATCGCCTCGAGGGCCTGCTGGCACGGGTGCGATCCTGCGCGGAGCCGGCGGTGGGGTCTGACCTCGCGACCCAGCAGCGACTCTGGCGGGTGCGCGAAGCGGTGGCCGACGTACTGGGAGCGTTCGGCCCCCCACTGAAGTTCGATGTCTCGCTGCCCCTGGCGGCCGTCGCCGGATTCGCTGCGGCGGCGAGCACGCTGGTGCAGCGCCATGCACCGGAGGCGCTTCCGTTGCTGTTCGGTCATATCGGCGAGGGAAACCTGCATTTCAACGTGCTGCGCTGCTCGGAATCAGCCGAGGCTGCCCTGTATGCGGCGATGATGGAGCTCATCGCCGGGTGCGGCGGCAACGTCAGCTCCGAACACGGGGTGGGAAGCCGAAAACGGGCCTACCTGTCGATGTCGCGCGGGCCGGCCGACATCGCGGCGATGCAGACGATCAAGGCAGCGTTCGATCCGACCGGGTATCTCAATGCCGCGGTGCTCTTCGACTAG
- a CDS encoding TetR/AcrR family transcriptional regulator: MTNGKATSGGSTQSPSRREELLAVATKLFAARGYHGTRMDDVAEVVGLNKATVYHYYASKSLILYDIYQGAAERTLAAVHDDPSWTAREALYQYTVRLLDQIAVNPEGAAVYFQEQPYITEWFTEEQVAAIREKEAQVYEHVHGLIDRGIASGEFYPCDSHVLALGYIGMTLGAYRWLRPSGRRSAKEIAAEFSTALLRGLIRDETIRVESPLGVYPDGEARLRSKNSS; the protein is encoded by the coding sequence ATGACAAACGGCAAGGCCACGTCCGGGGGGTCGACCCAGAGCCCTTCCCGTCGCGAAGAGCTGCTCGCGGTCGCCACCAAGTTGTTCGCCGCCCGTGGTTACCACGGCACCCGCATGGATGACGTCGCCGAGGTGGTGGGGCTCAACAAAGCGACCGTCTACCACTACTACGCCAGCAAGTCGTTGATCCTGTACGACATCTACCAGGGGGCCGCGGAACGGACGCTGGCAGCCGTGCACGACGACCCGTCCTGGACCGCGCGTGAGGCGTTGTACCAGTACACGGTGCGCCTGCTCGACCAGATCGCGGTCAATCCAGAAGGCGCGGCGGTCTACTTCCAGGAGCAGCCCTACATCACCGAGTGGTTCACCGAGGAGCAGGTGGCCGCGATCCGGGAGAAGGAAGCCCAGGTCTACGAGCACGTGCACGGCCTGATCGACCGTGGTATCGCCAGCGGCGAGTTCTACCCCTGCGATTCGCACGTGCTGGCACTGGGCTACATCGGCATGACGCTGGGGGCCTATCGATGGTTGCGGCCCAGCGGGCGCCGCAGTGCCAAGGAGATCGCCGCGGAGTTCAGCACCGCGCTGCTGCGTGGCCTGATCCGCGACGAGACGATCCGGGTCGAGTCGCCGCTGGGGGTTTACCCCGACGGCGAGGCGAGGTTGCGGTCCAAGAACTCCAGCTGA
- a CDS encoding cytochrome P450 — protein MADPLPYYRVLRDRHPLYYVPQWDLYALSRFDDIWEALAVGDGTFVASEGTLPAASVLAHHNSGPVPDPPLHPLPFHAVFDKPIYDDIRRLQSPAFRPRSVADWQDRVRALANQRLDELLPRGRFDLTCDYGGIVVAQVVCELLGIPTDLAAEVLAAVNAGSLAQAGSGVDTAAARPNYLQYLIPAVQRRRAARDRGALPIVDGMLSYRLPDGSDLDDVEAATQLLCIFIGGTETVPKIVAHGLWELARRPDQLAAVRSDPTSAVPRAREEMIRYCAPAQWFARTARKPFALHGRTIGPGQRIIALLASANRDERQYPDPDEFHWDRKIERSLAFGRGQHFCIGYHLARLEVTVLVQEWLRRVGEYRIIEDGATRLPSSFQWGWNSIPVEV, from the coding sequence ATGGCCGACCCGCTGCCGTACTATCGCGTGCTGCGCGACCGCCACCCGCTCTACTACGTGCCGCAGTGGGATCTCTACGCACTATCCCGATTCGACGACATCTGGGAGGCGCTGGCGGTCGGCGACGGAACCTTCGTGGCCTCCGAGGGCACCCTGCCGGCGGCTAGTGTGTTGGCACACCACAACAGCGGTCCGGTACCCGACCCGCCCCTGCATCCGCTGCCCTTTCACGCCGTCTTCGACAAGCCGATCTATGACGACATCCGTCGGCTGCAGTCGCCGGCATTCCGGCCCCGGTCGGTGGCCGACTGGCAAGACCGCGTGCGTGCCCTGGCCAACCAGCGGCTCGATGAACTGCTTCCGCGCGGCCGCTTCGACTTGACCTGTGACTATGGCGGAATAGTGGTGGCCCAGGTGGTGTGCGAACTACTGGGCATTCCCACCGACCTCGCCGCGGAGGTGCTGGCCGCGGTCAACGCCGGCAGCCTCGCGCAGGCCGGCAGCGGGGTGGACACGGCCGCGGCGCGGCCCAACTATCTGCAGTACCTCATCCCGGCCGTGCAGCGCCGCCGCGCCGCGCGGGATCGCGGCGCACTGCCGATCGTCGACGGAATGCTGTCCTACCGCTTACCGGACGGCAGCGACCTCGACGATGTCGAAGCCGCCACGCAACTGCTGTGCATCTTCATCGGCGGCACCGAAACGGTACCCAAAATCGTGGCGCACGGACTGTGGGAGCTGGCCCGCCGGCCGGACCAACTGGCCGCGGTGCGGTCGGATCCCACCAGCGCCGTGCCGCGCGCACGCGAGGAGATGATCCGCTACTGCGCCCCCGCGCAATGGTTCGCCCGCACCGCCCGCAAACCCTTCGCATTGCACGGCAGGACGATCGGGCCCGGTCAGCGCATCATCGCCCTGTTGGCATCGGCCAACCGGGACGAGCGCCAGTACCCCGATCCCGACGAATTCCATTGGGACCGAAAGATAGAAAGGTCGCTGGCTTTCGGGCGCGGACAGCATTTCTGTATCGGTTATCACCTGGCCCGGCTGGAAGTCACGGTCCTGGTGCAGGAATGGCTGCGCCGTGTCGGGGAGTACCGCATCATCGAGGACGGCGCGACCAGGCTGCCGTCCAGCTTCCAGTGGGGCTGGAACAGCATTCCGGTGGAGGTGTAG
- a CDS encoding TetR/AcrR family transcriptional regulator: protein MTPSVDPPDNSTRQRILAATAEVLGRNGMTKLSLSEVAAQAGVSRPTLYRWFPSKEELISAFSRYERHIFDSGLASATEGLKGAEKLDAALRFIVDYQHSSTGVRMIDIEPKHVLADFSRIIVPMREGLQRMLTGPDAAVKAAAAIRIAISHYIIRSDDSEQFLAQLRQAVGSRHRD from the coding sequence ATGACCCCTTCGGTGGACCCCCCCGACAACTCGACGCGGCAGCGGATCCTCGCGGCCACCGCCGAGGTGCTCGGGCGCAACGGGATGACCAAACTCAGCCTGTCCGAGGTGGCCGCCCAGGCCGGGGTCTCCCGCCCGACCCTGTATCGGTGGTTCCCGTCGAAGGAAGAACTGATCTCAGCGTTCTCCCGCTACGAGCGGCACATCTTCGACAGCGGTCTGGCGAGCGCCACCGAAGGACTTAAGGGAGCCGAAAAACTCGACGCTGCACTGCGTTTCATCGTCGACTACCAGCACTCCTCGACGGGCGTGCGAATGATCGACATCGAACCCAAGCACGTGCTGGCCGATTTCTCCCGGATCATCGTGCCGATGCGCGAGGGCCTGCAGCGCATGCTGACCGGACCTGATGCCGCAGTGAAGGCGGCCGCGGCCATCCGGATCGCCATCTCGCACTACATCATTCGCAGCGACGACTCTGAGCAGTTCCTCGCTCAGCTGCGCCAGGCCGTCGGCAGCAGGCACCGCGACTAG
- a CDS encoding DUF427 domain-containing protein, with the protein MSLVAGDGPLSTERAGWFAPEITGALVYVEPHPRRVQAIRAQRCVIDTEEVLLVHRQGEPLSYAFREDAVRGLPYRALPEAPGFVQVAWDAVDTWFEEGRQLVHYPPNPYHRIDCRPTRRALRVEVAGMALVDTDDTVILFETALAPRLYVTANHVRTDLLQASTTSTYCNYKGYASYWSAVVGDTVIPDLAWAYLDPLPESAAISGLFSFDLSRAAGFAELPKPAGRLPL; encoded by the coding sequence GTGAGTCTGGTTGCCGGAGATGGTCCGCTCAGCACTGAGCGGGCCGGTTGGTTCGCGCCGGAGATCACCGGCGCTTTGGTCTACGTCGAGCCGCATCCGCGCCGGGTGCAGGCGATCCGCGCACAGCGCTGCGTGATCGACACCGAAGAGGTGCTGCTGGTCCATCGCCAGGGCGAGCCGTTGAGCTACGCCTTTCGCGAGGACGCCGTTCGCGGGCTGCCGTATCGGGCGCTGCCGGAGGCGCCCGGCTTCGTGCAGGTCGCCTGGGACGCCGTGGACACCTGGTTCGAGGAGGGCCGTCAGCTGGTGCACTACCCGCCGAACCCCTATCACCGGATCGATTGCCGCCCTACCCGGCGAGCCTTGCGGGTCGAGGTCGCCGGCATGGCACTGGTGGACACCGACGACACGGTCATCCTGTTCGAGACCGCCCTGGCCCCACGGCTCTACGTCACCGCGAACCACGTGCGCACCGACCTGCTGCAGGCATCGACGACGTCGACGTATTGCAACTACAAGGGCTACGCCAGCTACTGGAGCGCGGTCGTCGGCGACACCGTCATACCGGACCTGGCGTGGGCCTACCTGGACCCGCTCCCCGAAAGTGCAGCCATTTCCGGGCTTTTCAGCTTCGATCTGTCACGGGCAGCCGGTTTCGCCGAGTTGCCGAAACCGGCTGGGCGTCTGCCGCTATAG
- a CDS encoding thioesterase family protein, which yields MTDAYYELLDPDDSRGERFAATDFVRGTWSAQIQHAAPVSALLVRALERLDARDDTRLSRVTIDLLGPVPAEGDLWVRCQVDRPGKQIELVSAQMLAAGPDRLLRPVARATGWRLQKLDTSEVQHASAPPLRPVHEARGMDMQRKWDRNYVHSLDWRWLTTPLAPGAGESWISPIVDLVNGEAMTPLQRLFAVADDANGVGTKLDITTWTFLNTDLVVHVHRIPDGEWIGIRAETNYGPDGIGTTIGTLFDQRGAVAGIQQSVLVRRR from the coding sequence ATGACCGACGCCTACTACGAGCTGCTGGACCCCGACGACTCCCGCGGCGAGAGGTTCGCGGCCACCGATTTCGTCCGAGGAACCTGGTCAGCTCAGATTCAGCACGCCGCGCCGGTGTCGGCGCTGCTGGTCCGGGCGCTGGAGCGCCTGGATGCCCGCGACGACACCCGGCTCAGCCGGGTCACCATCGACCTGCTGGGACCGGTACCGGCCGAGGGTGACCTGTGGGTGCGCTGCCAGGTGGACCGCCCCGGCAAGCAGATCGAACTGGTCAGCGCTCAAATGCTGGCAGCGGGGCCTGACCGGCTCCTGCGGCCGGTCGCCCGGGCGACCGGTTGGCGGCTCCAGAAACTGGACACCTCCGAGGTGCAGCACGCCTCGGCGCCTCCCCTGCGGCCGGTCCACGAGGCGCGCGGCATGGACATGCAGCGCAAGTGGGACCGCAACTACGTGCACAGCCTGGATTGGCGGTGGTTGACCACGCCGCTGGCACCGGGGGCCGGCGAGTCGTGGATCTCGCCGATCGTCGACCTGGTCAACGGCGAGGCGATGACACCACTGCAGCGGCTGTTCGCGGTGGCCGACGACGCCAACGGCGTCGGCACCAAGCTCGACATCACCACGTGGACGTTCCTCAACACCGACCTGGTGGTGCACGTGCACCGGATTCCCGACGGCGAATGGATCGGGATCCGCGCCGAGACCAACTACGGCCCGGACGGCATCGGGACGACCATCGGCACGCTGTTCGACCAGCGCGGCGCGGTTGCCGGCATCCAGCAGTCGGTCCTGGTGCGCCGTCGTTGA
- a CDS encoding alpha/beta hydrolase: MATREDISFRSGADRISAWLYRPDDSGPNGAPLLVMAHGLGAVRTMRLDAYAERFAAAGYACLVFDYRNFGDSDGAPRQLLDVGMQLADWSAAVDFAHTLRGVDRNRIGLWGTSFGGGHVIATAARLPVAAVVAQCPFTDGIASARCIPPLTTARISVLALRDLAAARLGNPPVMVATAGRPGDVALMSTPDSYPGYLKLAPPGQNLRNEVAARIGMKILAYRPGRLAAKVSCPILFCVCDTDSVAPPGPTLRYAAKAPRGIVKRYPEGHFDIYVGDAFERVVADQLEFLDRNLASPSG, from the coding sequence ATGGCTACCCGCGAAGACATCTCGTTCCGTTCCGGCGCGGACCGCATCAGCGCATGGTTGTACCGCCCCGATGACTCCGGCCCGAACGGCGCACCGCTGCTGGTCATGGCGCATGGCCTGGGCGCGGTGCGGACCATGCGCCTGGACGCCTATGCCGAGCGATTCGCCGCGGCCGGTTACGCCTGCCTGGTATTCGACTACCGCAACTTCGGCGACAGCGACGGCGCTCCGCGCCAGTTGCTCGACGTGGGCATGCAGCTGGCGGACTGGTCGGCCGCGGTCGACTTCGCGCATACCCTGCGCGGCGTCGACCGCAACCGGATCGGCCTGTGGGGCACCTCGTTCGGCGGTGGGCACGTGATCGCCACCGCGGCCCGGCTGCCGGTGGCGGCGGTGGTGGCGCAATGCCCGTTCACCGATGGAATCGCTTCGGCGCGCTGCATTCCGCCGTTGACCACCGCGCGGATCAGCGTGCTGGCCTTGCGTGATCTGGCCGCGGCCCGGCTGGGCAATCCGCCGGTGATGGTGGCAACCGCCGGTCGCCCCGGCGATGTCGCGCTGATGAGTACGCCCGACTCCTACCCGGGTTACCTGAAGCTGGCTCCGCCGGGACAGAACCTGCGCAACGAGGTTGCCGCCCGCATCGGGATGAAGATCCTGGCCTACCGCCCAGGCCGGCTGGCAGCCAAGGTGTCATGCCCGATTCTGTTCTGCGTCTGCGACACCGATTCGGTCGCCCCGCCGGGGCCGACCCTGCGCTACGCCGCAAAAGCCCCCCGCGGCATCGTCAAGAGATATCCCGAGGGCCACTTCGACATCTACGTCGGCGATGCCTTCGAGCGGGTGGTCGCCGATCAGCTGGAGTTCTTGGACCGCAACCTCGCCTCGCCGTCGGGGTAA